Proteins encoded together in one Acidaminococcus timonensis window:
- a CDS encoding L,D-transpeptidase, with product MEKDQGRNSSKNHKKYGLLLMVCVLVFLGVLLTGCFALGYHGVGAPGPTVPVKTEAPKEPQTPPEKQQSPVESLQQPKEDQKETAQPAAQQPLEPGKKYSILVDKSEHKLYLKDGDAVVRTWGCAIGKGGLGQKERRGDNMTPTGTFTIDEIDDASGWSHDFGDGNGEIQGAYGPWFLSLDTEELSQGNWDGIGIHGTHDPASIGTDASEGCVRLDNTNLQQLKQVAYIGMPVTIQD from the coding sequence ATGGAGAAGGATCAGGGGAGAAACTCCTCAAAGAACCATAAAAAGTACGGCCTGCTGCTGATGGTGTGTGTCCTGGTGTTCCTGGGCGTGCTGCTCACCGGTTGTTTTGCCCTGGGGTACCATGGAGTGGGAGCTCCGGGACCTACCGTGCCGGTGAAGACAGAGGCACCGAAAGAGCCGCAGACACCCCCGGAAAAACAGCAGTCACCGGTGGAAAGCCTGCAGCAGCCTAAAGAAGACCAGAAAGAGACGGCCCAGCCGGCTGCGCAGCAGCCCCTGGAGCCCGGGAAGAAGTATTCCATCCTGGTGGATAAGAGTGAGCACAAACTGTATCTGAAAGACGGGGATGCGGTGGTACGAACCTGGGGCTGCGCCATCGGAAAAGGAGGCCTGGGCCAGAAGGAACGCCGGGGTGATAATATGACCCCCACCGGGACCTTTACCATTGATGAAATCGATGATGCCTCCGGATGGAGCCATGATTTCGGTGACGGCAACGGCGAGATTCAGGGAGCCTATGGCCCCTGGTTCCTGAGCTTGGATACGGAAGAACTGAGTCAGGGCAACTGGGACGGCATTGGAATCCACGGCACCCATGATCCGGCTTCCATCGGCACCGATGCCTCGGAAGGATGTGTCCGTCTGGATAATACAAATCTGCAGCAATTGAAACAAGTTGCTTATATAGGCATGCCTGTGACCATTCAGGACTGA
- the cysE gene encoding serine O-acetyltransferase → MFASMRNDIRVIKQRDPAVKNTLEVLLCYSGLHAIWAYRLSHFFYEKSWFVTARLISTVSRFFTGIEIHPGAQIGEGLFIDHGTGIVIGETTIIGNNVTLYQGVTLGGTGKEKGKRHPTIGDYVVVACGAKVLGSFTVGEGAKIGSGSVVLKEVPPYSTVVGIPGHVVARKGIRVAPAHSERDVDLNHNRLPDPIEDQITALEKQVAILKRQVNDLRAQQTAVPLKRAVNFR, encoded by the coding sequence ATGTTCGCATCCATGCGCAATGACATCCGGGTCATCAAACAACGGGATCCAGCAGTGAAAAACACACTGGAAGTGCTCCTGTGTTACTCCGGTCTCCATGCCATCTGGGCCTACCGGCTTTCCCATTTCTTCTATGAAAAGTCCTGGTTCGTGACGGCCCGGCTCATTTCCACAGTGTCCAGATTCTTCACCGGTATCGAGATCCATCCCGGTGCCCAAATCGGCGAAGGACTGTTCATCGACCACGGCACGGGCATCGTCATCGGCGAGACCACCATCATCGGCAACAACGTGACCCTTTACCAGGGTGTGACCCTGGGCGGTACCGGCAAGGAAAAAGGCAAGCGCCATCCCACCATCGGTGATTATGTGGTGGTGGCCTGCGGTGCCAAGGTTCTGGGATCCTTCACCGTAGGAGAAGGGGCCAAGATCGGCTCCGGCAGTGTGGTGCTGAAAGAGGTCCCTCCCTACTCCACCGTGGTGGGCATCCCCGGCCATGTGGTGGCCCGCAAGGGCATCCGGGTGGCACCGGCCCACAGTGAACGGGATGTGGATCTGAACCACAACCGGCTGCCCGACCCCATTGAAGATCAGATTACGGCCCTGGAAAAACAGGTGGCCATTTTAAAACGGCAGGTCAATGACCTGCGCGCCCAGCAGACAGCAGTCCCGCTGAAACGGGCTGTGAATTTCCGATAA
- the cysK gene encoding cysteine synthase A codes for MSKVYTSVLDLIGHTPLLEPKKFAADKNLAARLLVKLESFNPAGSAKDRIAKAMIEDAEKRGTLKPGGTIIEPTSGNTGIGLAAVAAMKGYRAIMVMPETMSIERRNMIAAYGAEVVLTEAAKGIAGSVEKAKELAAAIPGSFIPEQFDNPANPAAHKATTGPEIYEDTNGEVDIFVAGVGTGGTLTGVGEYLKEKKPSVQVIALEPADSPLLSKGKPGPHKIQGIGTNFLPKTLDTKIYDEVLTATTDQAYSTARDFIHKEGFLIGISGGAALSAAVQVAQRPENKGKALVVLLPDNGDRYLTTPGFLKKDK; via the coding sequence ATGTCTAAAGTATATACGAGTGTCCTGGATCTGATTGGCCATACCCCCCTGCTGGAACCGAAAAAGTTTGCTGCAGACAAGAACCTGGCAGCCCGCCTGCTGGTGAAACTGGAAAGCTTCAACCCGGCTGGTTCTGCCAAAGACCGGATTGCCAAGGCCATGATTGAAGATGCGGAAAAACGGGGCACCCTGAAACCCGGCGGCACCATCATCGAACCCACCAGCGGCAACACGGGCATCGGCCTGGCTGCGGTAGCTGCCATGAAAGGCTATCGGGCCATCATGGTGATGCCGGAAACCATGTCCATCGAACGGCGGAACATGATTGCCGCCTACGGTGCGGAAGTGGTGCTGACGGAAGCCGCAAAGGGCATCGCCGGTTCCGTGGAAAAAGCCAAGGAACTGGCAGCCGCCATCCCCGGCAGCTTCATTCCGGAACAGTTCGACAACCCGGCCAACCCGGCGGCCCACAAAGCCACCACGGGCCCGGAAATCTATGAAGACACCAACGGCGAAGTGGACATCTTCGTAGCCGGCGTGGGCACCGGCGGTACCCTGACCGGTGTAGGTGAATATCTGAAGGAAAAGAAACCTTCCGTACAGGTCATCGCTCTGGAACCGGCGGATTCTCCCCTGCTGAGCAAGGGCAAACCCGGTCCTCATAAAATCCAGGGCATCGGCACCAACTTCCTGCCCAAGACCCTGGATACCAAGATCTACGATGAAGTGCTGACGGCCACCACCGACCAAGCCTACTCCACCGCCCGGGACTTCATCCACAAGGAAGGGTTCCTGATCGGGATTTCCGGTGGTGCTGCCCTTTCTGCGGCTGTACAAGTAGCCCAGCGTCCGGAAAACAAAGGTAAGGCCCTGGTGGTTCTGCTGCCGGATAACGGCGACCGGTATCTGACCACGCCGGGATTTTTGAAAAAAGATAAGTAA
- a CDS encoding protein-tyrosine phosphatase family protein, which translates to MKVWKITTGILLMSQLSLGLAWADAPSIAAIVKPSKGYVWRLDTKNKLQLPRNYRADVENRMSGSAQPSILGLSSLVQELAQQGVKPKQIILVDLRQESHGFVNGQAVSWYGDNNWANVGRTGDAIQKDENRRLEKTLDTETSYYKLDKNKKPHFKGKENVVAALTEQQAAASFGLGYARFASTDHIWPEPEEVDAFLAWQKTLPEDAWLHFHCQAGKGRTTAYMIMRDIWLNGQKDSLETICDRQHALGGQDVLHMTHKEAWRQTIDDNKVYRLKQFYTYVKGLQQGTITGTWTEYLKQNP; encoded by the coding sequence ATGAAGGTTTGGAAAATTACAACGGGGATCCTGCTGATGAGCCAGCTCTCCCTGGGGCTGGCCTGGGCCGATGCCCCTTCCATTGCAGCCATTGTGAAACCTTCCAAAGGGTACGTATGGCGGCTGGATACGAAGAACAAACTGCAACTGCCCCGGAATTACCGGGCAGACGTGGAAAACCGCATGAGCGGCAGTGCTCAGCCTTCCATTTTGGGGCTGTCCTCTCTGGTCCAGGAGCTGGCCCAGCAAGGGGTAAAGCCCAAACAGATCATCCTGGTAGACCTGCGGCAGGAATCCCACGGGTTCGTGAACGGCCAGGCTGTCAGCTGGTACGGGGACAACAACTGGGCCAATGTGGGCAGGACCGGCGATGCCATCCAGAAGGACGAAAACCGCCGGCTGGAGAAGACCCTGGATACAGAGACTTCCTATTACAAACTGGACAAGAATAAGAAACCCCATTTCAAAGGAAAAGAAAATGTGGTGGCAGCCCTGACGGAGCAGCAGGCGGCTGCGTCCTTTGGTCTGGGATATGCCCGGTTTGCCAGTACGGACCATATCTGGCCGGAACCGGAGGAAGTGGATGCGTTCCTGGCCTGGCAGAAGACGCTGCCGGAAGACGCCTGGCTGCATTTCCACTGCCAGGCGGGCAAGGGCCGGACCACGGCTTACATGATCATGCGGGACATCTGGCTGAACGGGCAGAAGGACAGCCTGGAGACCATCTGTGACCGGCAGCATGCCCTGGGCGGCCAGGATGTGCTCCACATGACCCATAAGGAAGCCTGGCGCCAGACCATCGACGACAACAAAGTCTATCGCCTGAAGCAGTTCTATACCTATGTAAAAGGGCTGCAGCAGGGTACCATTACGGGAACGTGGACGGAGTATCTGAAGCAGAATCCGTGA
- a CDS encoding HAD family hydrolase has protein sequence MRKKYFFFDIDQTLGLGITRQVPPDTQYCIDELQREGHFVALATGRIQCDAAAFAEKHGIHSLVADGGNSLTVDGKILEMEGLPLAPAKALLRQLEDWKRPWSVVLDNTLDRYTPYEDYPREDPHNYMETKVQPLPIDDLPAIYKIMYVRGKNGEREPDRQGLPHLPFIDDTWLVEPVDKGAGIEKLMHRLGADPHDAVVFGDGLNDITMFRKPFFGVAMGNARPVIKERADYVTDDNDKGGILNACRKFGWITK, from the coding sequence ATGCGGAAAAAATACTTCTTTTTTGATATCGACCAGACCCTGGGCTTGGGCATCACCCGGCAGGTGCCGCCCGATACCCAGTATTGTATCGATGAACTCCAGAGGGAAGGCCATTTCGTAGCCCTGGCTACCGGACGGATCCAGTGTGATGCGGCGGCTTTTGCGGAAAAGCACGGCATCCATTCTCTGGTGGCGGACGGAGGCAACAGCCTTACGGTGGACGGAAAAATCCTGGAGATGGAGGGACTGCCCCTGGCTCCGGCCAAGGCCCTGCTCCGTCAGCTGGAAGACTGGAAACGGCCCTGGTCCGTGGTGCTGGACAACACCCTGGACCGGTACACCCCGTATGAGGACTATCCCCGGGAGGACCCTCACAATTATATGGAAACCAAAGTACAGCCGCTGCCCATCGACGACCTGCCGGCCATCTATAAGATCATGTATGTCCGGGGAAAAAACGGGGAGAGGGAACCGGATCGGCAGGGTCTGCCCCATCTGCCTTTCATCGATGACACCTGGCTGGTGGAGCCGGTGGACAAGGGCGCCGGCATCGAAAAGCTGATGCACCGGCTGGGAGCCGATCCCCACGACGCCGTTGTGTTCGGGGATGGACTCAACGACATCACCATGTTCCGGAAGCCCTTCTTCGGCGTGGCCATGGGCAACGCCCGACCGGTGATCAAGGAGCGGGCTGATTACGTGACGGATGACAACGATAAGGGAGGCATCCTGAACGCCTGCCGGAAGTTCGGGTGGATCACGAAGTAA
- a CDS encoding sodium-dependent transporter, giving the protein MTEKAVSTESFSSRLGFILVSAGCAIGIGNVWKFPYLCGQFGGAAFILIYLIFLLIMGIPVMVCEFAIGRGSRCSAARSFEVLEPPGTRWHRFKGISIVGCYMLMMYYTTVTGWMLYYCWLHIKGTFVGASTQFIGATFGAMLKDPATLLFWMVVTCLLGFAVCYLGIQNGVERITKWMMTALLLLMIVLAAHSLFLDGAEKGIEFYLVPNWGTMNKLGWGNVIYAAMSQAFFTLSIGIGAMLIFGAYLPHGRSLFGEASTITALDTFVALMAGFIIIPACFAYGIKPDAGPSLIFLTIPNLFTLMPGGRFWGMLFFIFLSFAALSTVIAVFENIIAFGMNLYGWERKKSVCINGVLIILLSVPCVLGFNLWSGFQPLGPGSSVLDLEDFIVSNNLLPLGSLAFVLFCTKKNGWGWQNFLAEANDGEGRNLPASLRNYLLYVLPILIITIYIKGYYDMFVKQGPQVLAFWLCVAALFLGFIFYTAAGKKKEEL; this is encoded by the coding sequence TTGACTGAGAAAGCTGTTTCCACGGAATCCTTCAGCTCCCGGCTGGGCTTCATCCTGGTCAGTGCCGGCTGCGCCATCGGCATCGGGAACGTCTGGAAATTCCCGTACCTGTGCGGCCAATTCGGCGGAGCCGCCTTCATCCTGATTTATCTGATTTTCCTGCTGATCATGGGCATCCCGGTGATGGTATGTGAATTTGCCATCGGCCGGGGCAGCCGCTGCAGCGCTGCCCGAAGCTTCGAAGTCCTGGAACCTCCGGGCACCCGCTGGCACCGGTTCAAGGGCATCAGCATCGTGGGCTGCTACATGCTGATGATGTATTACACCACGGTCACCGGCTGGATGCTCTACTACTGCTGGCTCCACATCAAGGGCACATTCGTAGGGGCTTCCACCCAGTTCATCGGAGCCACGTTCGGCGCCATGCTGAAGGACCCGGCCACGCTGCTGTTCTGGATGGTGGTCACCTGCCTGCTGGGCTTTGCCGTATGTTACCTGGGTATCCAGAACGGTGTGGAACGGATCACCAAATGGATGATGACCGCCCTGCTGCTGCTCATGATTGTCCTGGCTGCCCATTCCCTGTTCCTGGACGGAGCGGAAAAGGGCATCGAATTCTACCTGGTGCCCAACTGGGGAACCATGAACAAACTGGGCTGGGGCAACGTAATTTACGCCGCCATGAGCCAGGCTTTCTTCACGCTGTCCATCGGCATCGGCGCCATGCTGATCTTCGGGGCCTACCTGCCCCACGGCCGCAGCCTGTTCGGCGAAGCGTCCACCATCACGGCCCTGGATACCTTTGTGGCCCTCATGGCCGGGTTCATCATCATCCCCGCCTGCTTCGCCTACGGCATCAAACCGGATGCGGGTCCGTCCTTGATCTTCCTGACCATCCCCAACCTGTTCACCCTCATGCCCGGCGGCCGGTTCTGGGGCATGCTGTTCTTCATCTTCCTGTCCTTTGCGGCCCTGTCCACGGTCATCGCCGTGTTCGAGAACATCATCGCCTTCGGCATGAACCTGTACGGCTGGGAGCGAAAGAAAAGCGTGTGCATCAACGGGGTGCTGATCATCCTGCTGAGCGTGCCTTGCGTGCTGGGTTTCAACCTGTGGAGCGGCTTCCAGCCCCTGGGCCCTGGCTCCTCCGTGCTGGATCTGGAAGATTTCATCGTTTCCAACAACCTGCTGCCCCTGGGCAGCCTGGCCTTCGTGTTGTTCTGCACCAAGAAGAACGGCTGGGGCTGGCAGAACTTCCTGGCCGAAGCCAATGATGGAGAAGGCCGCAACCTGCCCGCCTCTCTGCGGAATTACCTGCTGTACGTACTGCCTATTTTGATCATCACTATCTACATCAAAGGCTACTACGACATGTTCGTAAAGCAGGGGCCCCAGGTCCTGGCTTTCTGGCTGTGCGTAGCCGCCCTGTTCCTGGGCTTCATCTTCTATACAGCGGCAGGGAAAAAGAAGGAAGAGCTGTGA
- a CDS encoding sodium-dependent transporter has product MTEPSSQRDSFQSRLGFILVSAGCAIGIGNVWKFPYLCGQYGGAAFILLYLLFLLILGIPVLLCEFAMGRGGRRSVARCFDVLAPKGSRWPHLKYIGIAGVLILMLYYTTVTGWMLEYCWLHLKGTFVGQSPAFIQTTFKQMLAQPLTMGFWTFLSCLIGFVVCYMGLEKGIERITKVMMSALLLLMMVLAVHSVFLPGAEKGIEFYLVPNFPSLEKIGWGNVIYAAMSQAFFTLSAGNGAMMIFASYMDKKRSLPGEAITITALDTFVALMSGFIIIPACFAYGIQPDAGPSLIFLTIPNLFTLMPGGRIWGSLFFIFLSFAALSTVIAVMESIIACFRELFDWERPKAAWIVFVLIAVGSIPCVLGFNVWSGFQPLGPGTGVLDLEDFIVSNNLLPLGGLTFVLFCTRKNGWGWNNFLAEVNAGQGRNLPGFWKPYLTHGLPLLLLGVYLKGYEDMFIKQGPATLAHWLGIAAVFLVWIWYCVKGKKGV; this is encoded by the coding sequence ATGACAGAACCATCTTCCCAACGTGACTCCTTTCAATCCCGGCTGGGCTTCATCCTGGTCAGCGCTGGCTGTGCCATCGGCATCGGCAATGTGTGGAAATTCCCCTATCTGTGCGGCCAGTACGGCGGGGCGGCTTTCATCCTGCTGTATCTGCTGTTCCTGCTGATCCTGGGCATCCCGGTGCTGTTGTGCGAATTCGCCATGGGCCGGGGCGGCCGCCGCAGCGTGGCCCGATGCTTCGATGTGCTGGCTCCCAAAGGCAGCCGCTGGCCCCATCTGAAATACATCGGGATTGCCGGGGTCCTCATCCTGATGCTGTACTACACCACCGTCACCGGCTGGATGCTGGAATACTGCTGGTTGCACCTGAAAGGCACCTTCGTGGGCCAGTCCCCGGCCTTCATCCAGACCACGTTCAAGCAGATGCTGGCCCAGCCCCTTACCATGGGCTTCTGGACGTTCCTGTCCTGCCTCATCGGCTTCGTAGTCTGCTACATGGGCCTGGAAAAGGGCATCGAACGGATCACCAAGGTCATGATGAGTGCCCTGCTGCTGCTCATGATGGTGCTGGCCGTCCATTCCGTGTTCCTGCCCGGCGCGGAAAAGGGCATCGAGTTCTACCTGGTTCCCAACTTCCCTTCTCTTGAAAAGATTGGCTGGGGCAATGTGATCTACGCCGCCATGAGCCAGGCCTTCTTCACCCTGAGTGCCGGCAACGGAGCCATGATGATCTTTGCCTCCTATATGGACAAGAAACGGAGCCTGCCCGGGGAAGCTATAACCATCACCGCCCTGGATACGTTCGTAGCCCTCATGAGCGGGTTCATCATCATCCCCGCCTGCTTTGCCTACGGCATCCAGCCCGACGCCGGTCCGTCCCTGATCTTCCTGACCATCCCCAACCTGTTCACCCTGATGCCCGGCGGCCGGATCTGGGGCAGCCTGTTCTTCATCTTCCTGTCCTTCGCCGCCCTGTCCACGGTCATTGCCGTCATGGAAAGCATCATCGCCTGCTTCCGGGAACTGTTCGACTGGGAGCGGCCCAAGGCTGCCTGGATTGTGTTTGTTCTCATTGCTGTGGGCAGTATCCCCTGCGTGCTGGGCTTCAACGTGTGGAGCGGCTTCCAGCCCCTGGGTCCCGGCACCGGTGTGCTGGACCTGGAAGACTTCATCGTCAGTAACAACCTGCTGCCCCTGGGCGGCCTGACTTTCGTGCTGTTCTGCACCCGCAAGAACGGCTGGGGCTGGAACAATTTCCTGGCGGAGGTGAACGCCGGCCAGGGCCGGAACCTGCCCGGTTTCTGGAAGCCCTATTTGACCCATGGCCTGCCCCTGCTTCTGCTGGGTGTGTATCTCAAAGGCTACGAGGATATGTTCATCAAACAGGGTCCTGCCACCCTGGCCCACTGGCTGGGCATTGCGGCAGTGTTCCTGGTATGGATCTGGTATTGTGTGAAAGGGAAAAAGGGGGTGTGA
- a CDS encoding HD domain-containing protein translates to MDERFAKQLRFILELDKEKTILRQTHLTGYKRQEDDAEHAWHMAVMACLLKEYANEPFDLAKTLLMILLHDVVEIDAGDTYAYDAEAVKSQRQREEKAADRIFGLLPEDQAREFRALFEEFDRGDTPEARYAHALDNFQPILLNDANDGKDWRAHQVHRQQVEKRNARTHEGSEKIGKAVQAIIDRNVEKGNLLP, encoded by the coding sequence ATGGACGAACGCTTTGCGAAACAGCTGCGGTTCATCCTGGAGCTGGACAAGGAAAAGACCATATTGCGGCAGACTCATCTCACCGGGTACAAACGGCAGGAAGACGATGCGGAACACGCCTGGCACATGGCGGTGATGGCGTGCCTTTTGAAGGAATATGCCAACGAGCCCTTTGACCTGGCCAAGACCCTGCTCATGATCTTGCTCCACGATGTGGTGGAAATCGACGCTGGGGATACGTATGCCTATGATGCGGAAGCGGTGAAGAGCCAGCGGCAGCGGGAAGAAAAGGCGGCGGACCGGATTTTCGGCCTGCTGCCCGAGGACCAGGCCAGGGAATTCCGGGCCCTTTTTGAGGAATTCGACAGGGGAGATACGCCGGAAGCCCGGTACGCCCACGCCCTGGACAACTTCCAGCCCATCCTGCTGAACGATGCCAATGACGGCAAAGACTGGCGGGCCCATCAGGTGCATCGGCAGCAGGTGGAAAAACGCAATGCCCGTACCCACGAGGGCAGCGAAAAAATCGGGAAAGCCGTCCAGGCCATCATCGATAGAAACGTGGAAAAAGGGAACTTGCTGCCATAA
- a CDS encoding EFR1 family ferrodoxin (N-terminal region resembles flavodoxins. C-terminal ferrodoxin region binds two 4Fe-4S clusters.) encodes MIYYFSATGNSLAMAKQLGEALEDSFQSITRVSEKALQGETIGLVFPVFYGDVPVNVAEFVRTHEFPKDAYIYALATCGSSWGRTFRTLQNLLQAQGCRLSWSRAVPLIANSTICGRSHIGYDLHKLDKEPEVVKEAVEAIRNRKEDHSLETGSLMASLFDNPIGHAIGDWYMRIQVDPDRCKKCGECVRPCPQQNITMGEKAAVMGKDCIQCLACLHGCPYQAITVRGRVVLKEDQWRHPRVTVQELEREAR; translated from the coding sequence ATGATCTATTATTTTTCGGCCACGGGGAATTCCCTGGCCATGGCAAAGCAGCTGGGCGAGGCTCTGGAGGATTCCTTCCAGTCCATCACCCGGGTTAGCGAGAAAGCTCTGCAGGGCGAAACCATCGGGCTGGTGTTCCCGGTGTTCTATGGGGATGTACCGGTGAACGTGGCAGAATTCGTCCGTACCCATGAGTTTCCCAAAGACGCCTATATCTATGCCCTGGCCACCTGCGGCAGTTCCTGGGGTCGCACGTTCCGGACCCTGCAGAACCTGCTGCAGGCGCAGGGCTGCAGGCTTTCCTGGAGCCGGGCCGTGCCTCTCATCGCCAACAGCACCATCTGCGGCAGGTCCCACATCGGCTACGATCTGCACAAGCTGGACAAGGAACCGGAAGTAGTGAAGGAAGCGGTCGAAGCCATCCGGAACCGGAAAGAAGATCACAGCCTGGAAACCGGGTCCCTCATGGCCAGCCTGTTCGACAATCCCATCGGCCACGCCATCGGCGACTGGTACATGCGCATCCAGGTGGATCCGGACCGGTGCAAAAAATGCGGCGAATGTGTGCGGCCGTGCCCGCAGCAGAACATCACGATGGGAGAGAAAGCGGCCGTCATGGGGAAGGACTGCATCCAGTGCCTGGCCTGCCTCCACGGCTGCCCGTACCAGGCCATCACCGTGCGGGGCCGGGTGGTACTCAAGGAAGACCAGTGGCGTCACCCGAGAGTGACGGTGCAGGAACTGGAACGGGAGGCGCGATAA
- a CDS encoding carboxymuconolactone decarboxylase family protein: MKKTTLWKRLAVGLTLVGMLGGSGMALAAESTLSGYDRAAAARKTYEKMMGRQTTGLEKTDPELDAMLKEYIYGDIARQAKLPSREQHLLTLAVLVTQQNQSLLDKNVQGALQDGVSPLEIRETVYQLAPYIGFGRVADAMTTVNGVFRKNGVALPLPADGTTTDEDRFDKGLAFQVGTYGERINQMRANTPEEQKHLQDDLSAFCFGDIYTRKTLDLKTREMITVAAIGTLGTGEPQFISHVRGLLAAGASKEEVIGVITVMNPYIGFPRTLNCLKNANTVFAEK; the protein is encoded by the coding sequence GTGAAAAAGACAACTTTATGGAAAAGACTGGCCGTAGGCCTGACTCTTGTGGGCATGTTGGGAGGCAGTGGAATGGCACTGGCAGCAGAAAGTACCTTGAGTGGATACGACCGGGCGGCTGCTGCCCGGAAAACCTATGAAAAGATGATGGGACGACAGACAACCGGATTGGAAAAGACCGATCCGGAACTGGATGCCATGCTGAAGGAATATATCTATGGCGATATTGCCCGGCAGGCCAAACTGCCCAGCCGGGAACAGCATCTGCTTACCCTGGCGGTGTTGGTGACCCAGCAGAACCAGAGTCTTCTCGATAAAAATGTGCAGGGAGCCCTGCAGGATGGGGTCAGTCCCCTGGAAATCCGGGAAACTGTGTATCAGCTGGCACCCTATATCGGTTTCGGCCGGGTGGCGGACGCCATGACGACTGTGAATGGCGTATTCCGCAAAAATGGAGTGGCCCTGCCTCTGCCGGCGGACGGAACCACCACGGATGAAGACCGGTTCGACAAAGGTCTGGCCTTCCAGGTGGGGACCTATGGGGAACGGATCAACCAGATGCGGGCCAACACCCCGGAAGAACAGAAGCACCTGCAGGATGATCTGTCTGCCTTCTGTTTCGGGGATATCTATACCCGGAAGACACTGGATCTGAAGACCCGGGAAATGATCACAGTGGCTGCCATCGGGACCCTGGGGACCGGTGAGCCCCAGTTCATTTCCCATGTACGGGGTCTGCTGGCCGCCGGGGCCTCCAAAGAAGAGGTCATCGGGGTGATCACCGTGATGAATCCCTATATTGGATTCCCGCGGACCCTGAACTGTCTGAAGAACGCCAATACAGTGTTTGCGGAGAAATAA
- a CDS encoding alpha/beta hydrolase: MKKQVMQKTMAALALTMSLATCVPSGFAAAAAKPQAPLVIAEQGSFTVGGKTLAHDCTFSPEHFLEPQGQTAYGDHAYVEYQKPVHPRKYPLIFQHGGAQTKRTWETTPDGREGFQTIFLRKGYTTYILDQPRIGEAGLALQADNGKNPYAANPMYADHTMYMLCRLGTFKDGKPVAFANSAFPKDAESVNQFQRTWTPYTGQLDDDVSADALAALFEKTGPAILVTHSMGGTVGWRTPFRTDKVKAIVAFEPGGSPFLFPEGEVPKAEIPVYAPVQATAKGVPLEDFLKLTRVPMILFYGDNIADKPTTEVGPDKWRSEMDMAKKFVAAVNRHGGDATLVHLPDIGIKGNTHFLMSDLNNQQVAEQMEKWLEQKGLAK, translated from the coding sequence ATGAAAAAACAAGTGATGCAGAAAACAATGGCGGCCCTGGCTCTGACCATGAGCCTGGCGACCTGTGTCCCGTCCGGGTTCGCAGCTGCGGCAGCAAAGCCCCAGGCTCCCCTTGTCATCGCGGAACAGGGAAGTTTTACAGTGGGCGGAAAGACACTGGCCCATGACTGTACCTTCTCTCCGGAACATTTCCTGGAACCCCAGGGTCAGACGGCTTATGGGGACCATGCCTATGTGGAATACCAGAAACCGGTCCATCCCCGGAAATACCCTCTGATTTTCCAGCATGGGGGTGCCCAGACCAAACGGACCTGGGAAACCACACCGGATGGACGGGAAGGCTTCCAGACCATTTTCCTGCGGAAGGGGTATACTACCTATATCCTGGATCAGCCCCGAATCGGGGAAGCCGGACTGGCCCTGCAGGCCGATAACGGTAAGAACCCCTATGCGGCCAATCCCATGTATGCCGATCATACCATGTATATGCTCTGCCGGCTGGGGACGTTCAAGGATGGCAAGCCGGTGGCTTTTGCCAATTCGGCGTTCCCCAAAGATGCGGAAAGCGTGAACCAGTTCCAGCGGACCTGGACGCCTTATACCGGCCAGCTGGATGATGATGTGAGTGCAGATGCCCTGGCGGCTCTGTTCGAGAAAACGGGGCCGGCCATCCTGGTGACCCATTCCATGGGCGGTACGGTGGGCTGGAGAACCCCGTTCCGTACGGATAAGGTAAAGGCCATCGTGGCCTTCGAACCGGGCGGCAGTCCGTTCCTGTTCCCGGAAGGGGAAGTGCCGAAGGCAGAAATCCCCGTCTATGCACCGGTCCAGGCTACGGCCAAGGGTGTGCCTCTGGAAGATTTCCTGAAACTGACCCGGGTTCCTATGATCCTGTTCTATGGAGATAACATTGCGGACAAACCTACGACGGAAGTGGGACCGGATAAATGGCGCAGTGAAATGGATATGGCAAAGAAATTCGTGGCAGCGGTGAACCGCCACGGCGGCGATGCCACGCTGGTCCATCTGCCGGATATCGGGATCAAGGGGAATACCCATTTCCTGATGAGTGACCTGAACAACCAGCAGGTGGCGGAGCAGATGGAAAAGTGGCTGGAGCAGAAAGGCCTGGCCAAATAA